The Erythrobacter aurantius genome includes a window with the following:
- a CDS encoding CHAT domain-containing protein, giving the protein MRFIFWSSIKAAIAGFALLSAVPSAAQYFDIYGEANRNLPAAQAAYDAMPANASAHLRAELVSDLIMGLIGKAKFKEAYELYLANADLDLHPDAVAGAVGHGLVAFVTDEALQADYLARLQGVVESESCAPCYARTFAAHHIARYIYVKQDDLPTSVEWHKRALDLSRIDLAANDPARVQFAYQYASYLRNLDLEAAVGAVRETEALAFEVLPRDDHIGWLYVFLNNALIALDKGRTAEAADLFGRIADISAKEWGPDSPQLLPIYQNTAVLLSRLGRTDQAVEVALMAEANEGYSDDGELGYQRALVARLMYEDARVDEAIDYYNRALVLLERQQDNLVDMARARLDLADALGVTGDHEQALALTDLALSTYREMFEPTNPQRRGRETQAALILARAGETRRAAETLAPVLDYNEGVLLDLYAKDQDRLAIASDGNSLFATSVAVSLLAGDAERAWRSAQLATISDLALSASALAYPGDPDGFSAALEKVRQARDGEEAARTRFAGGEGSAAELANARIAREAAEAELEAGYPDFADYLRPRPLTIAEASGLLADDEAYIVPMVYPDRVVTLALTREGLVWGQAITALHEARQLIDRLRTSLDAGLGGQQTFDAEAAHRLYRLIFSAEITDVVAGKERLVFPASGPLSAIPPSVLVTSLPQAGAAPEYLIEDHAISINAGLGQRAPNRARAPRRFAGIGAPSLSPAPGDRFGLRGAIVDAEDISALPSLPGAQEELAALGAAFPDDEPLILTGDAATEAAVRAAPLDQYRVLAFATHGLVSGQISGLSEPALVMTPQAGANGAENDGLLTASEIARLSLAADWIILSACNTAAGEGRGAATYSGLARAFQLAGARSLLLSHWPVRDDAATRLSVATVTATGQGISRAEALRRAQLAMIADPEIPGGASPSIWGPFILIE; this is encoded by the coding sequence GTGCGGTTTATTTTCTGGTCTTCGATTAAGGCAGCAATCGCAGGATTTGCGCTGCTTTCCGCCGTGCCTTCGGCGGCGCAATACTTCGATATCTATGGCGAGGCGAACCGGAACCTCCCTGCGGCACAGGCAGCCTACGATGCCATGCCCGCCAACGCTTCCGCACATTTGCGGGCCGAACTCGTATCCGACTTGATCATGGGGTTGATCGGCAAGGCCAAGTTCAAGGAAGCCTATGAGCTTTATCTCGCCAATGCCGATCTCGATCTGCATCCGGATGCAGTCGCCGGGGCTGTGGGACATGGGCTGGTCGCCTTCGTAACAGACGAAGCTTTGCAGGCAGATTATCTGGCTCGGTTGCAGGGCGTGGTCGAAAGCGAAAGTTGCGCGCCATGCTATGCCCGGACTTTCGCGGCGCACCACATCGCCCGCTATATCTACGTAAAGCAGGACGATCTTCCCACTTCGGTGGAGTGGCACAAACGTGCGCTTGACCTTTCTCGGATCGATCTGGCGGCGAATGATCCGGCACGGGTGCAGTTTGCCTATCAATACGCCAGCTATCTCCGCAATCTCGATCTCGAAGCCGCCGTCGGCGCGGTGCGCGAAACCGAGGCGTTGGCGTTCGAAGTCCTCCCTCGCGACGATCATATTGGCTGGCTTTACGTGTTCCTCAACAATGCCCTGATCGCTCTCGACAAGGGACGAACTGCCGAAGCGGCAGATTTGTTTGGGCGCATCGCGGATATCAGCGCAAAGGAATGGGGGCCGGACAGCCCACAGCTCTTGCCGATCTACCAGAACACGGCGGTCCTGCTTTCACGGTTGGGGCGGACTGATCAGGCGGTCGAGGTAGCGCTGATGGCGGAAGCCAACGAAGGCTATTCCGATGATGGCGAACTGGGATACCAGCGCGCCCTTGTTGCTCGCCTGATGTACGAGGATGCGCGCGTCGACGAGGCCATTGATTATTACAATCGCGCATTGGTTTTGCTTGAGCGACAGCAGGACAACCTTGTCGACATGGCGAGGGCGCGGCTTGACCTTGCTGACGCATTGGGGGTGACGGGCGATCATGAGCAGGCTCTCGCGCTCACTGATCTGGCGCTTTCGACCTATCGCGAGATGTTCGAGCCAACCAATCCGCAGCGTCGCGGGCGCGAGACGCAAGCGGCCCTGATCCTCGCCCGAGCTGGTGAAACGCGGCGCGCGGCCGAGACGCTGGCGCCGGTGCTGGATTACAATGAGGGCGTCTTGCTCGATCTATATGCCAAAGATCAGGATCGGCTGGCGATCGCATCCGATGGGAATTCGCTGTTTGCCACATCGGTGGCGGTTTCATTGCTTGCCGGAGACGCCGAGCGCGCATGGCGCAGCGCGCAGCTGGCGACAATCAGTGATCTCGCGCTCAGCGCCTCGGCGCTTGCCTATCCGGGCGATCCCGATGGATTCAGCGCAGCGCTGGAGAAGGTGCGGCAAGCGCGCGATGGCGAGGAGGCTGCGCGCACCCGCTTCGCCGGGGGAGAAGGCAGTGCTGCCGAACTGGCCAATGCGCGCATCGCGCGTGAAGCGGCGGAGGCTGAGCTTGAAGCCGGTTATCCGGACTTTGCCGACTATCTCCGCCCGCGTCCTCTGACGATCGCGGAAGCCAGCGGCCTGCTTGCCGATGACGAAGCCTATATCGTTCCGATGGTCTATCCCGACCGGGTGGTGACCTTGGCTTTGACCCGCGAAGGGCTTGTCTGGGGTCAGGCAATTACGGCGCTTCACGAAGCGCGGCAGCTTATCGATCGCTTGCGCACTTCGCTTGATGCAGGGCTGGGTGGTCAGCAGACCTTTGACGCAGAGGCCGCGCACCGGCTGTACCGTCTCATCTTCAGCGCCGAAATCACCGATGTTGTCGCGGGCAAGGAAAGGCTGGTTTTTCCGGCTAGCGGCCCACTTTCAGCCATCCCGCCATCTGTCCTCGTAACCAGCTTGCCGCAAGCAGGTGCTGCACCCGAATACCTAATTGAGGATCATGCGATCTCGATCAATGCGGGCCTTGGTCAGCGTGCGCCAAACCGGGCACGTGCCCCGCGCCGTTTTGCGGGCATTGGCGCGCCCAGTCTGTCGCCGGCGCCCGGAGATCGCTTCGGCCTGCGCGGCGCGATTGTCGATGCCGAGGATATCAGCGCGCTCCCGAGCCTGCCCGGCGCACAGGAGGAGCTTGCAGCTTTGGGTGCGGCATTCCCCGATGACGAACCCTTGATCCTGACGGGCGACGCAGCAACCGAAGCCGCCGTTCGCGCCGCACCCCTCGATCAATATCGAGTGCTGGCCTTTGCCACGCACGGACTGGTTAGCGGCCAGATATCGGGGCTTTCCGAACCCGCGCTGGTGATGACGCCACAGGCGGGGGCAAACGGCGCCGAAAACGATGGGTTGCTGACTGCCAGCGAAATCGCGCGTCTTTCACTGGCAGCGGATTGGATCATCCTTTCGGCCTGCAACACTGCGGCAGGCGAAGGGCGTGGTGCAGCCACCTATAGCGGCCTTGCAAGAGCGTTCCAGCTCGCGGGCGCGCGTTCCCTGCTCTTGTCGCACTGGCCGGTAAGGGATGATGCTGCAACTCGGCTTAGCGTAGCGACCGTTACCGCGACCGGACAAGGCATTTCGCGGGCCGAGGCATTGCGTCGTGCACAGCTCGCGATGATCGCTGATCCCGAAATCCCCGGCGGGGCATCGCCTTCGATCTGGGGACCGTTCATCTTGATCGAATGA
- a CDS encoding VWA domain-containing protein — translation MTLTDRQRRWRLALGRYSERELGNGGMSGADQRADRALDYLYAREMEKRGMRRGKRGGAGTLDPSQLTTLGWLGELRELFPQSVLETVQAHAIDQLGMTELLKDPDVLDQLEPNADLLKALITYKGTADEAAMAKIREVARKVVDEVMEKIRHQVMAALSGKTDRFRRSQLKSMRNFDWRGTIRENLKNYDPKREQIIAERLRFFGRTQRRLPWTIILCVDQSGSMLSSTIYAAVMAAILTGLPSVNLKLIVFDTSVVDLSSEAHDPVSVLMSVQLGGGTDIGGAVAHCETLITQPTRTILVLLSDFMEGGSVSRLVATVRRMSAARVRLLGLAALDDDGSAVYDHATAQRLAGAGMEVAALTPDRFAEWLGRIMT, via the coding sequence ATGACCCTGACGGATCGCCAACGGCGCTGGCGGCTCGCCCTGGGGCGCTATTCGGAACGTGAGCTGGGCAATGGCGGAATGAGCGGCGCTGACCAGCGGGCCGACCGTGCGCTGGATTACCTCTACGCTCGCGAGATGGAAAAGCGCGGGATGCGGCGCGGCAAGCGCGGCGGTGCGGGCACGCTTGATCCCAGCCAGCTGACGACGCTGGGGTGGCTTGGCGAATTGCGCGAACTCTTTCCGCAAAGCGTGCTGGAAACTGTGCAGGCCCACGCCATCGACCAACTCGGCATGACCGAATTGCTGAAAGACCCCGATGTTCTCGACCAGCTTGAGCCCAATGCTGATCTGCTCAAGGCGCTGATCACGTACAAAGGCACCGCCGACGAAGCCGCAATGGCAAAGATCCGCGAAGTTGCACGCAAGGTCGTTGACGAAGTCATGGAGAAGATCCGCCATCAGGTGATGGCCGCCTTGTCGGGCAAGACTGACAGGTTCCGTCGAAGCCAGCTCAAATCCATGCGCAATTTCGACTGGCGCGGGACGATCAGAGAAAACCTGAAGAATTACGACCCAAAGCGCGAACAGATCATCGCCGAGCGGCTGCGGTTCTTCGGCCGTACGCAAAGACGTCTTCCCTGGACTATCATCCTTTGCGTCGATCAATCAGGATCGATGCTGTCATCCACCATTTATGCTGCAGTGATGGCGGCGATCCTGACAGGGCTGCCATCGGTAAATCTCAAGCTGATTGTCTTCGACACGTCGGTTGTCGATCTTTCGAGCGAGGCGCATGATCCGGTGTCCGTACTCATGTCGGTACAGCTGGGTGGAGGCACGGATATCGGCGGGGCCGTAGCGCATTGTGAAACGCTGATCACTCAACCCACCCGGACGATATTGGTGCTGCTGAGCGATTTCATGGAAGGAGGATCGGTCAGTCGGCTGGTGGCGACCGTGCGCCGGATGTCGGCGGCGCGGGTGCGGTTGCTGGGGCTTGCCGCGCTCGATGATGACGGATCCGCAGTCTATGATCATGCAACCGCGCAGCGTCTTGCTGGGGCGGGGATGGAAGTCGCTGCACTGACGCCGGATCGGTTCGCTGAATGGCTTGGTAGGATAATGACATGA
- a CDS encoding DUF5682 family protein, producing the protein MSIPDPAPPQLHVSERDLYVVPIRHHSPACSAQLERLLEEVRPAAILVEGPCDFDQHIPLLNDERTRAPVAIVAVRSIEKGETSRRATSYYPFCAHSPEFIALRHGVSAGIVTRFIDLPSHSRAMMGDAADAPPPAIMGDESAFDIGDFVTALAREMSCRDGNEVWDQLFESRIAEPDWRGFFGEVGRYCACIRAAAPAGSIEADGTLEREAQMRAIIAEVRKTVEGPIVAVVGGFHAPALMDAKLAGDKITGPSATQASGYLVRYGNRQLDALQGYSAGLPLPGFYEKWWEWHKANPASLDPRIWAHDLIGGFAAHLRKDRRAPSFPLILAAVEQAQRLAELRGRSLPFRDDIIDAVRSTFIKDEVPRHGAPVLNELHAWLTGTAIGDVPASAGSPPLVEAVRNEARRLRFAIDDGEIRQRNLDIYRKPAHREASRFCHGLQLLGAGFAERTAGPDFRNDVGLDRLFEIWSVSWSPMVEARLIEISHKGDTLAEAVATTIAEQVAGLEAQGRGRNALAAIELFATACRAGIGEKGAVAILDLVEAEVIEDPQLPSVIAALDDAVLLRRGAEVLGITDTSPIDHLVATTWRRALLLLPELAAIPADQAQPQVRALADLRGTIEVARSAGLRLELDAFEDALSRLEQARLAPQIDGAITAFALLDGRAGGEALSDRLLGELAGAYVKPADRLAFLGGIIAIARELLWTMPEVIEALDTVIADVDDEEFITLVPHLRLALMPLDPRDIDRLSSMVAQRLGISEDRLQAQVPISEAEAMANMRLDEAMAQKLAAEGLL; encoded by the coding sequence GTGAGCATCCCCGATCCGGCACCACCGCAACTGCATGTTTCGGAACGCGATCTCTATGTCGTGCCGATCCGCCATCACAGTCCGGCATGCTCCGCGCAGCTCGAACGGCTGCTTGAGGAGGTAAGGCCGGCGGCGATCCTGGTGGAGGGCCCCTGCGATTTCGATCAGCACATCCCGCTATTGAATGACGAGAGGACACGCGCCCCGGTGGCAATCGTGGCTGTGCGATCCATCGAAAAGGGAGAAACATCAAGGCGCGCCACCAGCTATTACCCGTTCTGCGCTCACAGCCCTGAATTCATCGCATTACGGCATGGCGTCAGCGCCGGAATAGTTACCCGATTCATCGACCTTCCCTCGCATTCGCGCGCGATGATGGGCGATGCAGCAGATGCTCCCCCACCCGCCATCATGGGTGACGAAAGCGCGTTCGACATTGGCGATTTCGTGACCGCGCTGGCGCGGGAAATGTCGTGCCGCGACGGGAACGAGGTGTGGGACCAACTCTTTGAAAGCCGCATTGCCGAGCCGGATTGGCGTGGCTTTTTTGGTGAAGTCGGTCGGTATTGTGCCTGCATTCGCGCCGCCGCTCCCGCAGGCTCGATAGAGGCTGACGGCACATTGGAACGCGAGGCGCAGATGCGCGCCATCATCGCCGAAGTTCGCAAGACCGTCGAAGGACCGATTGTCGCAGTGGTCGGCGGGTTTCACGCGCCTGCCCTGATGGATGCAAAACTGGCGGGAGACAAGATCACCGGGCCATCGGCGACGCAGGCTTCAGGCTATCTGGTGCGTTACGGCAACCGCCAGCTTGATGCCTTGCAAGGATATTCGGCAGGCCTGCCACTGCCCGGTTTCTATGAAAAATGGTGGGAATGGCACAAGGCCAACCCCGCGTCGCTCGATCCGCGCATCTGGGCGCATGATCTGATCGGCGGGTTTGCCGCGCACTTGCGCAAGGACCGACGGGCGCCCTCTTTCCCCTTGATCCTTGCTGCTGTCGAGCAGGCGCAGCGGCTGGCCGAATTGCGCGGCCGCAGCCTGCCCTTCCGCGACGACATAATCGATGCCGTCCGCTCAACCTTCATAAAGGACGAAGTGCCCCGCCACGGTGCTCCTGTTCTGAACGAACTGCACGCATGGCTGACCGGCACCGCGATCGGTGACGTCCCTGCGTCCGCCGGTTCACCACCTTTGGTCGAAGCGGTACGCAATGAAGCGCGGCGGCTGCGGTTCGCAATCGACGATGGCGAGATCCGCCAGCGAAACCTCGACATTTATCGCAAGCCTGCCCATCGCGAGGCCAGCCGGTTCTGCCATGGCCTGCAATTGCTCGGCGCCGGCTTTGCAGAGCGCACAGCCGGTCCCGATTTCCGGAATGATGTTGGTCTTGATCGACTGTTCGAGATCTGGTCGGTTAGCTGGTCACCAATGGTTGAGGCACGCCTGATCGAAATCTCTCATAAGGGCGATACTTTGGCTGAGGCAGTGGCCACGACCATCGCGGAACAGGTCGCGGGGCTTGAAGCGCAGGGCCGAGGTCGCAATGCCCTCGCCGCGATCGAGCTGTTCGCCACCGCATGTCGCGCAGGGATCGGGGAGAAAGGCGCTGTTGCGATCCTCGATCTGGTCGAAGCAGAAGTGATTGAGGACCCGCAACTTCCATCTGTCATTGCGGCGCTGGACGATGCAGTCCTGCTGCGGCGAGGGGCTGAAGTTCTCGGCATCACCGACACGAGCCCAATCGATCACCTTGTCGCGACAACATGGCGACGCGCGCTGCTGTTGTTGCCAGAGCTTGCTGCGATACCCGCGGATCAGGCACAGCCTCAGGTCAGGGCGCTTGCTGATCTGCGCGGCACGATCGAAGTTGCACGATCGGCCGGCCTCCGACTTGAACTTGACGCGTTTGAAGATGCTCTATCCCGGCTCGAACAGGCCAGGCTCGCACCGCAGATCGACGGGGCCATCACCGCCTTTGCGCTTCTGGATGGACGCGCTGGTGGTGAAGCGTTGTCGGACAGGTTGCTCGGCGAATTGGCGGGAGCCTACGTCAAGCCTGCAGATCGGCTCGCATTCCTTGGCGGCATCATTGCGATCGCCCGTGAATTGCTGTGGACCATGCCCGAAGTGATCGAAGCTCTCGACACCGTGATTGCCGATGTTGATGACGAGGAATTCATCACACTCGTACCGCACTTGCGCCTAGCCCTGATGCCACTTGATCCAAGGGACATAGACCGCCTTTCCTCTATGGTGGCGCAAAGGTTGGGGATTTCCGAAGACCGGCTGCAAGCGCAGGTGCCGATCAGCGAGGCCGAAGCCATGGCGAATATGAGGCTTGATGAGGCGATGGCCCAGAAGCTCGCAGCGGAAGGCTTGCTATGA
- a CDS encoding ATP-binding protein, producing the protein MNEHTTSVSLAAEHRYADELERLAGDDTAPRPSGWKLSPRAVRRFILGDPKLGVSRKFYGDDPLVDRAIVSLMSRQGLMLVGEPGTAKSMLSELLGAAISGTSALVVQGSAGTNEDHLRYGWNYALLLAEGPSERALVPSPVLNAMRSGRIVRFEEITRCPPEVQDALISILSEKALALPELGADRVETAKPGFNIIATANLRDRGVHEMSSALKRRFNFETVHPIADPAFERELVIKQLSERLEPEGIALRGVEEVADLLVKTFQDLRTGRTAEGTSLNKPDAVMSSAEAVNVLHAAALEAVYLDDGKINGAHVARQLQGVVLKDSADDGKKLRAYVDHIARERAGKSSVWKDFYKAARALKLD; encoded by the coding sequence ATGAACGAGCACACGACATCCGTATCGCTGGCGGCAGAGCATCGTTATGCCGATGAGCTGGAACGGCTGGCGGGCGATGACACCGCACCGCGTCCTTCAGGCTGGAAACTGAGCCCGCGCGCGGTCCGCCGGTTCATTCTGGGCGATCCAAAGCTGGGTGTTTCGCGCAAGTTCTATGGCGATGATCCACTGGTGGATCGTGCAATCGTCAGCCTGATGAGCAGGCAGGGCCTGATGCTGGTCGGGGAACCGGGCACCGCCAAATCCATGCTTTCCGAGCTGCTCGGTGCCGCGATCAGCGGAACCAGCGCGCTGGTGGTGCAGGGATCGGCTGGCACCAATGAAGATCATCTGCGCTACGGCTGGAATTACGCACTGCTGCTGGCCGAAGGGCCGAGCGAACGTGCACTAGTCCCTTCGCCCGTGCTCAATGCCATGCGCAGTGGGCGGATCGTGCGTTTTGAAGAGATTACCCGCTGCCCGCCCGAGGTGCAGGATGCGCTGATATCAATCCTTTCGGAAAAGGCGCTCGCTCTTCCCGAACTGGGGGCAGACCGGGTCGAAACGGCCAAGCCCGGCTTCAACATCATCGCCACCGCCAACCTGCGCGACAGAGGCGTGCATGAAATGTCGAGCGCACTCAAGCGGCGGTTCAACTTCGAAACGGTCCATCCGATCGCTGATCCGGCATTTGAAAGGGAGCTGGTGATCAAGCAGCTAAGCGAGCGGCTGGAACCCGAAGGGATAGCACTGCGCGGCGTGGAAGAGGTGGCTGATCTGCTGGTCAAGACATTCCAGGACCTGCGCACAGGGCGCACCGCCGAAGGGACCAGCCTGAACAAGCCCGATGCCGTGATGTCGAGCGCCGAGGCTGTGAACGTGCTGCATGCTGCCGCGCTGGAAGCGGTGTATCTGGATGACGGCAAGATCAACGGCGCCCATGTCGCGCGGCAATTGCAGGGTGTCGTGCTCAAGGATTCAGCTGATGACGGGAAGAAACTGCGGGCCTACGTCGATCACATCGCGCGCGAGCGAGCCGGCAAATCATCGGTGTGGAAGGATTTTTACAAGGCCGCGCGCGCACTGAAGCTCGACTGA